A segment of the Verrucomicrobiota bacterium genome:
CTACCCGCGTGAGGTATGGATGCCTTCCTCTGCGTGTTCTGCAGATGAAAATGAAAGTGCCGGGTGTCGAGTGCCGGGTGCCGGGTGGGGTTCGGAGCGGCTTTGCCCCACGGGCCTTAATCTGTGTCAATCTGTGTAATCTGTGGATGTCTCCCCTTTTCTGCGTTCTCTGCGTGTTCTGCGGATGATCCTGTGTTTCGCCGGACGATTGGACCCGGTGATACGACGTCTCCGAACGCCAAACCCCGAACCCCGAACTCCGAACTTTCCCTGCTTGGATCATCTCGTGAACCGAGTAGGCTGGCCACGATGGAAAGGCTGTACTACCAGCGGCCGGGTACTGCGCCCGCCACCCTCGAGTTGCCGCCCGCGCACGCAGGCCGTTCGCCGGTCATGCGTCTCATGGAGTATGACGCTCAGGTGCTGCATGACCGAATCATAGAAGGTGTGCATGACTTACCTGAGGATTCCGAGTCACGCCAGGTCCGATGGCTCAATGTAGGCGGCTTGGGCGACGTCGAACTTCTGCGCAGCCTGGGCCAGCATTTCCACATTCACCCGCTGGCCCTGGAAGATACGTTGGACCCAAGCCAGCGGCCGAAGCTAGACGAATACGAGGGCCAGCTCTTCATCGTGCTCAAAATGGTGTACGAGGGGGGCCCGGGTGAAATCGTGTTCGAGCAGGTCAGCTTCGTCCTGGGGCGCAATTGGTTGATCACCTTTCAGGAAGATGCCGAGCGTGATGTGTTCGAGCCGATCCGAACGCGCCTTCGAGAGGCGGCCGGTAACCTTCGGTTCATGCGGGTCGACTACCTGGCTTACGCGCTGATCGATGCCATCGTCGATCACTACTTTCCGATCATGGAAAGCGTGGGTGAAGCCGTGGATGACCTCGAGCAGGCGTTGCTCGGCGGTCCTAACCCCGAGGCGCTTCAGCGCATCCATGCGATCCGGAGGACCCTGCTCCAATTGCGACGGGCCATCTGGCCCACCCGTGACGTCATCGGCCGTCTTTACCGGGATGAGACGGGACACATTTCGGATCGAACGAAACCCTTTCTGCGCGACTGTTACGATCACGCGGTTACCCTCATTGACCTGCTCGAAAATTACCGGGACGCCACCGGCAACCTCACTGAACTTTACCTCTCGAGCTTGAGCATGCGCACCAATGAAATCGTGCGGGTCCTAACCGTTGTGTCATCGATCTTTATCCCGCTGACGTTTATCGCTGGTGTGTACGGGATGAATTTCGACACAAGCAAGGGCCGATTCAATATGCCGGAACTGCATTGGAGGTATGGCTATCCGGCGGCGCTCCTGCTCATGGCCCTAATCGCCGGGTCCATGCTCTATTATTTCAGGCGTAAAAAGTGGCTGTAGGGAAATGTTCGGAGTTCGGAGCACGGCAAAAAACCCAGCGCCTGTGGTGTGAGCGAGTGAAACGCCACAGGTAAAAAAGGGCAACATGACCGAGAATTCCTCTCGTCTGTGGACCTTCGATGCATTGTTATGTGCGTTTGCTGCAGACTACGCCAACGAGAACGCTTGCGAGCTCCGAACTCCGAACTCCGAATTCCGAACGCGACTTCAGGAGGAGTCCGCTTTGGGGTCGCGCGGTGCGTTTTGGACGTTGCCGTTGCCACCGTCAACCGCTCGCAACGGCCCACGACGCTTGTAGAAATCGTACCTTGCCAGAATGGTCCGGACGTACCGTGCGGTTGACGGGAACGGGATGCTCGCCTGGAAGGTTTCCGCTTCGACCGGCCCGCTGCCTTTCTGCATCGCGGTACGGATCCAGCGGTCGACGCGGCTGCGGCCGGCATTGTATTCGGCCAGTGCGAACGGGACGGCATCGTCGCGATCATTCCAGCGCTGCAGCGCTTTGCTGAGGTACCACGTCCCGACGCGGATATTGATTTCCGGGTCAAGCAGCTGGGCAGGTTCAAAATGCGGAATGCCGTTGGCCGCAGCCCAGTCCCTGGCGGCGATCTCGGAGACCTGCATCAGGCCGCGTTCCCCGTTGCGTCCCTGCATGTCGCTCTGGAAACGGCTTTCGCGCCAGATCACCGCCTTGACCAGCCGGGGATCGACCCGCTGCGCCTCCGCGATTCGCACGATGAGCGAATCGTACCGGCGATAGTCGGTCCAGTTCTTCAGTTCGCGCAGGACGTACAGCGGATCCTTGGAACGAACCATGAGAAAGGTGACGGCTGACACCAGGGCAAGAAAGACGATCACTCCCAGTTCAAGCGCGTACCGCCACCCTTGCCTGGAGAGTTTACTTCGAATTTCCGTTCGCTCTTTTCGAGACCCCATTCAAGTTACCTGAACAGCACCATGCAGCGGTTTGTTCGCGTTATCACCGATGATCTCGCCGATAAAGAATTAGAATACGTTATCCCTGGCGATTGGGCCAGCAAGATTGAGGTCGGGTCGCGCGTCAAGGTGCCGTTGCGCAGCCGTGATTTGCTCGCCACCGTGGTGGCCCTTTCGGACCAGGCCACCGTGGAACGGGCCCGGCCGGTGACTGCAATCGTTTCACCCAGCCCGGTACTCAGCCCGGCCCTGCTCGAGCTGGTCCGCTGGATGTCGGACTACTACTGCTGCTCGCTCGGCGTCGCGTTGCGGGCCGCCATTCCCCAGGTGATCCGTCGCGCCGAGGTCGGTTTCAAACGCGAGCGTTACGTCGAGCCGATCCTCAACG
Coding sequences within it:
- the corA gene encoding magnesium/cobalt transporter CorA, which codes for MERLYYQRPGTAPATLELPPAHAGRSPVMRLMEYDAQVLHDRIIEGVHDLPEDSESRQVRWLNVGGLGDVELLRSLGQHFHIHPLALEDTLDPSQRPKLDEYEGQLFIVLKMVYEGGPGEIVFEQVSFVLGRNWLITFQEDAERDVFEPIRTRLREAAGNLRFMRVDYLAYALIDAIVDHYFPIMESVGEAVDDLEQALLGGPNPEALQRIHAIRRTLLQLRRAIWPTRDVIGRLYRDETGHISDRTKPFLRDCYDHAVTLIDLLENYRDATGNLTELYLSSLSMRTNEIVRVLTVVSSIFIPLTFIAGVYGMNFDTSKGRFNMPELHWRYGYPAALLLMALIAGSMLYYFRRKKWL
- a CDS encoding lytic transglycosylase domain-containing protein; translation: MGSRKERTEIRSKLSRQGWRYALELGVIVFLALVSAVTFLMVRSKDPLYVLRELKNWTDYRRYDSLIVRIAEAQRVDPRLVKAVIWRESRFQSDMQGRNGERGLMQVSEIAARDWAAANGIPHFEPAQLLDPEINIRVGTWYLSKALQRWNDRDDAVPFALAEYNAGRSRVDRWIRTAMQKGSGPVEAETFQASIPFPSTARYVRTILARYDFYKRRGPLRAVDGGNGNVQNAPRDPKADSS